Proteins encoded together in one Planctomyces sp. SH-PL14 window:
- the ispD gene encoding 2-C-methyl-D-erythritol 4-phosphate cytidylyltransferase, giving the protein MPQFAVILPAAGKSSRFGDPRGKKPFIDLKGRPVWLRAAEPFLRRDDVVQTLICLAPEDVDWFREKFRPQLAFTNIELVAGGKERADSVENALKLVRPDVEFVAVHDAARPLIVKPWIDAVFQAAVAEGAAILATPISSTVKRVDREKRIEETVPRDQLWAAQTPQVFDRKLLVEAYAKRGAFQPTDEAQLVERTGVRAVVVEGSPFNFKITTADDLKMAEALFDSLPKEKVLKSLHPFSDEMF; this is encoded by the coding sequence ATGCCGCAGTTTGCCGTGATCCTCCCCGCTGCTGGGAAGAGTTCTCGTTTTGGCGATCCGCGGGGGAAGAAGCCGTTCATCGACCTGAAAGGGCGGCCGGTCTGGCTGCGGGCGGCGGAGCCGTTTCTGCGGCGGGACGATGTCGTGCAGACGCTGATCTGCCTGGCGCCGGAGGATGTCGACTGGTTCAGGGAGAAGTTCCGGCCGCAGCTCGCCTTCACCAATATCGAGCTTGTTGCGGGGGGGAAGGAGCGGGCGGACTCGGTGGAGAATGCGCTGAAGCTGGTCCGGCCCGATGTCGAGTTTGTGGCGGTGCATGACGCGGCGCGGCCGCTGATTGTGAAACCGTGGATCGACGCGGTGTTTCAGGCCGCGGTGGCGGAGGGGGCGGCGATCCTGGCGACTCCGATTTCCAGCACGGTGAAGCGGGTCGACCGGGAGAAGCGGATTGAGGAGACGGTGCCGCGGGATCAGCTGTGGGCTGCTCAGACGCCGCAGGTGTTCGACCGCAAGCTGTTGGTGGAGGCGTATGCAAAACGCGGGGCGTTCCAGCCGACGGATGAGGCGCAGCTGGTGGAGCGGACTGGTGTGCGGGCGGTGGTGGTTGAGGGCTCGCCGTTCAATTTCAAGATTACGACGGCCGACGATCTGAAGATGGCGGAGGCGTTGTTTGACAGTCTACCGAAGGAGAAGGTGCTGAAGAGCCTGCACCCATTCTCGGACGAGATGTTTTAG
- a CDS encoding HDOD domain-containing protein gives MMASAVENDLTIPGPLWELVTRKAGDLNMLPAVATQAVEIANDPNCSIDRFTAVINRDSKLAADILKLANSAAYSPGTPILSLNQAVVRLGFRQCKNLILSSSMTALMKKMTLDQEWVREILSRHAFITAMLGVHLNKALAAGFQGEEFTGGLMHDFGRLLFAVTFGEQFSQLDPLEFEESPETLDRERQLAGTDHGSLGAWFAQGNRLPASLVEVVRYHHQPELAQDNPRLVALVASCDHMANHIQRTDGADGYDPETNEGIRILERSGVRNAIPRFREVHGRIMEIAQSDALAMLSF, from the coding sequence ATGATGGCGTCGGCCGTCGAAAACGACCTCACGATCCCCGGCCCCCTGTGGGAGCTCGTCACGCGCAAGGCGGGCGACCTCAACATGCTGCCGGCGGTCGCCACGCAGGCGGTCGAGATCGCCAACGACCCCAACTGCTCCATCGACCGGTTCACGGCGGTCATCAACCGCGACTCCAAGCTCGCGGCCGACATCCTGAAGCTGGCCAACTCCGCCGCCTACTCCCCCGGCACGCCGATCCTGAGCCTGAACCAGGCAGTCGTCCGGCTCGGCTTCCGGCAGTGCAAGAACCTGATCCTCTCGTCGAGCATGACGGCGCTCATGAAGAAGATGACGCTGGACCAGGAGTGGGTCCGGGAGATCCTCTCCCGGCACGCCTTCATCACCGCCATGCTGGGCGTGCACCTCAACAAGGCGCTCGCCGCCGGATTCCAGGGGGAGGAGTTCACCGGCGGGCTGATGCACGACTTCGGCCGGCTGCTGTTCGCCGTGACGTTCGGCGAGCAGTTCTCCCAGCTCGACCCGCTCGAATTCGAAGAGTCTCCCGAGACCCTCGACCGGGAACGGCAGCTCGCCGGGACCGACCACGGGTCGCTTGGGGCCTGGTTCGCACAGGGGAACCGCCTCCCCGCCTCGCTCGTCGAGGTGGTCCGGTACCACCACCAGCCGGAACTGGCGCAGGACAACCCGCGGCTCGTCGCCCTCGTCGCGTCCTGCGACCACATGGCGAACCACATCCAGCGGACCGACGGCGCGGACGGCTACGACCCGGAGACGAACGAAGGGATCCGAATCCTGGAGCGTTCCGGCGTCCGGAACGCCATCCCCCGCTTCCGGGAGGTCCACGGACGGATCATGGAGATCGCCCAGTCCGACGCCCTGGCCATGCTGTCGTTCTGA
- a CDS encoding chemotaxis protein CheB, which produces MSGKKRILFVDDSSMLRRMLAEVLVSHPRLEVIAPTDLRPVPGAPKGIPADLVILDLENLGENLVHVVSTLRRRDARVPILVFTSLTARAAEQTMLALAAGATDFAVKPARAGHFRLAMEYLRSELLPKVLELVHANGDGQAPPPRREGAPPMRLRSPADLIVIGGSSGGPQALAEVLGQLPAEFPLPILVVQHMPPLFTQELARHLSGRCRLIVQEARDGDMAEPGVVSIAPGDFHMAIEATRGGRRIRLNQEPPEHACRPAIDVLFRSAAVVSGGGALGIILTGMGNDGIRGSLAIRRAGGQVLVQDPALALAESMPRSAVETGIANAIAPLAEFGSLLTSLVGEPVAASAS; this is translated from the coding sequence ATGTCCGGTAAGAAACGGATCCTGTTCGTCGACGATTCCTCGATGCTGCGGCGGATGCTCGCGGAGGTTCTGGTCAGCCATCCGCGGCTGGAAGTGATCGCCCCGACCGACCTCCGCCCGGTCCCTGGCGCGCCGAAAGGGATCCCGGCGGACCTCGTGATCCTCGACCTCGAGAACCTGGGCGAGAACCTCGTCCATGTCGTCTCCACGCTTCGCCGCCGCGACGCGCGGGTTCCGATCCTCGTCTTCACGTCGCTGACCGCGCGGGCCGCCGAACAGACGATGCTCGCCCTGGCCGCCGGGGCGACGGACTTCGCCGTGAAGCCCGCCCGCGCGGGGCACTTCCGTCTGGCGATGGAGTATCTCCGGTCGGAGCTGCTCCCCAAGGTCCTGGAGCTCGTCCACGCCAACGGCGACGGCCAGGCCCCTCCTCCGCGGCGCGAGGGAGCGCCGCCGATGCGTCTGCGAAGCCCCGCCGACCTGATCGTGATCGGGGGCTCCTCCGGTGGTCCGCAGGCGCTCGCCGAGGTCCTCGGGCAGCTCCCCGCCGAATTTCCCCTGCCGATCCTCGTCGTCCAGCACATGCCCCCCCTCTTCACGCAGGAACTGGCGAGGCATTTGTCCGGCCGGTGCCGGCTGATCGTACAGGAGGCCCGCGACGGCGACATGGCGGAACCGGGCGTCGTCAGTATCGCTCCAGGCGATTTCCACATGGCGATCGAAGCGACGAGGGGCGGACGCCGCATCCGGCTGAATCAGGAGCCGCCGGAACACGCCTGCCGCCCGGCGATCGATGTCCTGTTCCGCTCGGCGGCGGTCGTCAGCGGCGGAGGGGCGCTCGGGATCATTCTCACCGGGATGGGGAACGACGGGATCCGCGGATCGCTCGCGATCCGTCGCGCCGGGGGACAGGTGCTGGTGCAGGACCCGGCGCTGGCCCTCGCCGAGTCGATGCCGCGGTCCGCGGTGGAGACCGGGATCGCCAACGCTATCGCCCCGCTCGCCGAATTCGGAAGCCTGCTCACGAGTCTCGTCGGCGAGCCTGTTGCAGCCAGCGCTTCGTAG